The following coding sequences lie in one Halorarum halophilum genomic window:
- a CDS encoding 2-oxo acid dehydrogenase subunit E2 produces the protein MAERTFELPDLGEGIAEGELVSWLVAPGEHVEEDQTIAEVETDKALVEVPSPYEGTVSELHYEEGEMVPVDSVVVTFDVDGDDGGADSEGTGGSDESRSTTGDGAETTPSAAGDAETSESGPSGGDEQAVPQSRVFAAPTTRTLARELGVDLAAVVGSDGGGRVTEADVREAADAGDSDGGIEGVDSAGESVDASASDSGGASTSAGPTDVTGGEPAVTERASADAVPVTVEGDGADRKRTLAMPATRRLAEEAGVDIDDVPASEERDGEAFVTPEDVRAYLESRRSGDGTVGSDTATAVAGSSAGGNGATAGGGNDTTAGGGGGTTAGGATSGERVPYRGVRQTIGEQMARSKYTAPHVSHHDEFDAADLVAVRGELAEVAEREGVKLTYMPFVIRAITTALQEFPYLNSSLDEEAGEIVLHDEYNVGIAVATDAGLMVPVVKNADRKGLKELAADVRDLAERARNREISPSEMQGGTFTVTNIGVIGGEFSSPIINHPEAAIFAMGPIRKRPWVVDDEVVARETMRFSMSVDHRLVDGADAARFSNRVKELLANPALLLLD, from the coding sequence ACGTTTGAGCTACCGGATCTAGGCGAGGGTATCGCCGAGGGGGAACTCGTCTCGTGGCTGGTGGCGCCGGGCGAACACGTCGAGGAGGACCAGACCATCGCCGAGGTCGAGACCGACAAGGCGCTCGTCGAGGTCCCCTCGCCGTACGAGGGGACCGTGAGCGAACTCCACTACGAGGAGGGCGAGATGGTCCCGGTGGACTCCGTCGTCGTCACCTTCGACGTCGACGGGGACGACGGGGGCGCCGACTCCGAGGGCACCGGGGGGAGTGATGAGTCCAGGTCCACGACCGGGGATGGGGCCGAGACGACCCCCTCGGCTGCGGGCGACGCGGAGACGTCCGAGTCCGGTCCGAGCGGAGGCGACGAGCAAGCGGTCCCCCAGAGTCGCGTGTTCGCCGCGCCGACGACCCGGACGCTGGCACGCGAACTCGGCGTCGACCTCGCGGCCGTCGTCGGCTCCGACGGGGGCGGGCGGGTGACCGAGGCCGACGTTCGCGAGGCGGCCGACGCCGGCGACAGTGACGGCGGCATTGAGGGCGTCGACTCGGCCGGCGAATCGGTCGACGCCTCCGCCAGCGATTCCGGCGGTGCGAGCACGTCGGCCGGACCGACGGATGTCACCGGCGGCGAACCGGCCGTGACCGAGCGCGCGTCCGCCGACGCGGTACCCGTCACGGTCGAGGGCGACGGCGCGGACCGCAAGCGAACCCTGGCGATGCCGGCGACCCGCCGACTCGCCGAGGAGGCGGGCGTGGATATCGACGACGTTCCGGCGAGCGAGGAGCGCGACGGCGAGGCGTTCGTCACGCCCGAGGACGTCCGCGCGTACCTGGAATCCCGCCGGAGCGGGGACGGGACGGTCGGCTCCGACACCGCCACGGCGGTGGCCGGAAGCAGTGCGGGGGGGAACGGTGCGACGGCCGGCGGAGGCAACGACACGACCGCGGGCGGAGGCGGCGGCACGACAGCGGGTGGCGCCACGTCGGGCGAGCGCGTCCCCTACAGGGGCGTCAGGCAGACCATCGGCGAACAGATGGCCCGGTCGAAGTACACCGCGCCCCACGTCTCCCACCACGACGAGTTCGACGCCGCCGACCTGGTCGCGGTCCGGGGAGAACTGGCCGAGGTGGCCGAGCGGGAGGGCGTGAAGCTCACCTACATGCCGTTCGTCATCAGGGCGATCACGACGGCGCTGCAGGAGTTCCCGTACCTGAACTCCAGCCTCGACGAGGAGGCCGGTGAGATCGTCCTCCACGACGAGTACAACGTCGGCATCGCCGTCGCCACGGACGCGGGGCTGATGGTGCCCGTCGTGAAGAACGCGGACCGGAAGGGACTGAAGGAGCTGGCGGCGGATGTCAGGGACCTCGCCGAACGGGCGCGGAACAGGGAGATCTCGCCGTCGGAGATGCAGGGTGGGACGTTCACCGTCACGAACATCGGCGTCATCGGCGGCGAGTTCTCCTCGCCGATCATCAACCACCCCGAGGCGGCCATCTTCGCGATGGGACCCATCAGGAAGCGCCCGTGGGTCGTCGACGACGAGGTCGTCGCCCGGGAGACGATGCGGTTCTCGATGTCGGTCGACCATCGCCTGGTCGACGGCGCCGACGCGGCGCGGTTCTCGAACCGCGTGAAGGAGTTGCTCGCGAACCCGGCGCTGCTCCTGCTCGACTGA
- the lpdA gene encoding dihydrolipoyl dehydrogenase, translating into MVMGDIATGTDLLVIGGGPGGYVAAIRAAQEGVDTTLVEREAYGGTCLNHGCIPSKAFITAADVAHDAATAAEMGVHADPAVDVAAMAEWKDGVVEELTGGVESLCEANGVNLIEGTAAFEDEHTARIAHGGEGQGMETVEFERAVIATGSRPVELPGFDFADDPVWSSREALAADAVPDDLVVVGAGYIGMELSTTFAKLGADVTVVEMLEDALPTYERDVARVVTERAEELGIEFHFGEGAAGWEETADGRIAVETETESGDRATYEADRVLVAVGREPVTDTLELEAVDLDPDEDGFLQTDDRARTDLEHVFAVGDVAGEPMLAHKASEEGIVAAEVAAGNPAALDYQAVPAAVFTDPEIGTVGMTEAEAEEAGFSPVVGRMPLRASGRALTMAESDGFVRVVADEGTGFVLGGQIVGPEASELVAELALAIEMGARLGDVAGTIHAHPTLSEAVHEAAENAMGKAIHTGNR; encoded by the coding sequence ATGGTTATGGGAGACATCGCGACCGGTACCGACCTCCTGGTCATCGGCGGCGGTCCCGGCGGGTACGTCGCCGCCATCCGCGCCGCTCAGGAGGGCGTCGACACCACCCTGGTCGAACGCGAGGCGTACGGCGGCACCTGCCTCAACCACGGCTGCATCCCCTCGAAGGCGTTCATCACGGCGGCCGACGTCGCCCACGACGCGGCCACCGCCGCCGAGATGGGCGTCCACGCCGACCCGGCAGTCGACGTGGCGGCGATGGCCGAGTGGAAGGACGGCGTCGTCGAGGAGCTCACCGGTGGCGTCGAGTCGCTCTGCGAGGCGAACGGCGTCAACCTCATCGAGGGGACGGCCGCGTTCGAGGACGAGCACACGGCGCGGATCGCACACGGCGGCGAGGGGCAGGGGATGGAGACGGTCGAGTTCGAGCGGGCCGTGATCGCGACGGGGTCACGCCCGGTGGAACTCCCCGGCTTCGACTTCGCCGACGACCCAGTGTGGTCCTCGCGGGAGGCGCTGGCGGCCGACGCGGTCCCCGACGACCTCGTGGTCGTCGGGGCGGGCTACATCGGGATGGAGCTCTCGACGACGTTCGCGAAACTCGGCGCCGACGTGACGGTCGTCGAGATGCTGGAGGACGCCCTCCCGACGTACGAGCGCGACGTGGCCCGGGTCGTGACCGAGCGCGCCGAGGAGCTGGGCATCGAGTTCCACTTCGGCGAGGGGGCGGCCGGCTGGGAGGAGACCGCGGACGGTCGCATCGCCGTCGAAACCGAGACGGAGTCGGGCGACAGGGCCACCTACGAGGCCGACCGCGTCCTCGTCGCTGTGGGTCGCGAACCGGTCACGGACACCCTCGAACTGGAGGCCGTCGACCTCGACCCTGACGAGGACGGCTTCCTGCAAACCGACGACCGGGCGCGGACCGACCTCGAACACGTCTTCGCGGTCGGCGACGTCGCCGGCGAGCCGATGCTCGCGCACAAGGCCAGCGAGGAGGGCATCGTCGCCGCCGAGGTCGCCGCCGGAAACCCCGCCGCGCTGGACTACCAGGCCGTCCCGGCCGCGGTGTTCACCGATCCCGAGATCGGCACCGTGGGGATGACCGAGGCGGAGGCCGAGGAGGCGGGCTTCTCCCCCGTCGTCGGCCGGATGCCGCTGCGCGCCAGCGGCCGGGCGCTCACGATGGCCGAGTCGGACGGCTTCGTGCGGGTCGTCGCCGACGAGGGGACGGGCTTCGTGCTCGGCGGGCAGATCGTGGGGCCCGAGGCGTCCGAACTCGTCGCCGAACTCGCGCTCGCCATCGAGATGGGCGCGCGTCTCGGGGACGTGGCGGGCACGATCCACGCCCACCCGACGCTCTCGGAGGCGGTCCACGAGGCGGCCGAGAACGCGATGGGGAAGGCGATCCACACGGGGAACCGCTGA
- a CDS encoding IclR family transcriptional regulator produces the protein MEPSGTELKTPVKTAQTTFRIVEALKALDGASITELADHLDLPKSSTHNYLRTLEHEGYVVENDGQYEVGLRFLDLGAYARTREQLYTVAAPELEEVAEATGEHVNLLVEEHGLGIFLSRAQGANAVSVDSYTGQCVRLHTTALGKTILAHLPREQTDEIIDRYGLEAKTDRTITSRAALYEELDEIEQRGVAYDREERIKGLRCVAVPILSADRITGAVSVSGPTSRMDADRIENEILPKLRHAANIIELNQTHS, from the coding sequence ATGGAACCGAGTGGCACGGAACTCAAGACGCCGGTGAAGACGGCACAGACGACGTTCAGGATCGTCGAGGCGCTGAAGGCGCTCGACGGTGCGAGCATCACGGAACTCGCGGACCACCTCGACCTCCCGAAGAGCAGCACCCACAACTACCTCCGGACCCTCGAACACGAAGGCTACGTCGTCGAGAACGACGGCCAGTACGAAGTGGGCCTCCGATTCCTCGACCTCGGCGCGTACGCCCGTACCAGGGAACAGCTGTACACGGTAGCTGCACCCGAACTGGAGGAGGTCGCGGAGGCGACGGGGGAGCACGTCAACCTGCTCGTGGAGGAACACGGGCTCGGCATCTTCCTCTCACGGGCGCAGGGCGCCAACGCGGTCAGCGTCGACTCCTACACCGGTCAGTGCGTCCGGTTACACACGACCGCCCTCGGCAAGACGATCCTCGCGCACCTCCCGCGGGAGCAAACGGACGAGATCATCGACCGATACGGGCTGGAGGCGAAGACCGACCGAACGATCACGAGCAGGGCCGCGCTGTACGAGGAACTGGACGAGATCGAGCAGCGCGGCGTCGCGTACGACCGCGAGGAGCGGATCAAGGGCCTCCGTTGCGTCGCGGTGCCGATCCTCAGCGCCGACCGGATTACGGGGGCCGTGAGCGTCTCCGGCCCCACCAGCCGGATGGACGCCGACCGGATCGAGAACGAGATCCTCCCGAAACTCCGGCACGCCGCGAACATCATCGAACTCAATCAGACGCACTCCTGA
- a CDS encoding D-2-hydroxyacid dehydrogenase: MSRESRIRRVAIHDWGDHPCPPAHLRDLLGHLDAEFEVRWADSLDDCDGVITVYHHDEFLEAVEWVHTIRSGYDDFPLDAYRDAGITVTNSTGVAGDLVGESAVGFMLTFAKGLHRYRDNQGENTWERIPWERPFELGRTSACVVGLGELGGSVVARAGVLGVDVVGVDVRPVSELGLDRVYDVNRLAEAVSDVRFVVLTTPLTDATRGLVGRDVFEAMDEDAYLINVSRGEIVDQGALVGALEDGEIAGAALDVFESEPLDPGSPLWGMDEVIVTPHAAAQSNNYGAKVADLVETNISRLDEGQRPWNEIV, from the coding sequence ATGTCACGGGAGAGCCGAATCCGGCGCGTCGCGATCCACGACTGGGGCGATCACCCGTGCCCGCCTGCCCACCTCCGGGACCTGCTCGGCCACCTCGACGCGGAGTTCGAGGTCAGGTGGGCGGACTCGCTGGACGACTGTGACGGGGTGATCACGGTGTACCACCACGACGAGTTCCTGGAGGCGGTCGAGTGGGTCCACACGATCCGCTCGGGCTACGACGACTTCCCGCTGGACGCCTACCGCGACGCCGGCATCACCGTCACGAACAGCACGGGCGTGGCCGGCGATCTGGTCGGCGAGTCGGCGGTCGGGTTCATGCTGACGTTCGCGAAGGGGCTCCACCGCTACCGGGACAACCAGGGCGAGAACACGTGGGAGCGCATCCCCTGGGAACGGCCGTTCGAACTGGGCAGGACGTCCGCGTGCGTCGTCGGACTGGGCGAACTCGGGGGGAGCGTCGTCGCCCGCGCCGGCGTGCTGGGGGTGGACGTGGTGGGTGTCGACGTCAGGCCGGTCTCGGAACTCGGGCTCGACCGCGTCTACGACGTGAATCGGCTGGCCGAGGCCGTGAGCGACGTCCGGTTCGTGGTGCTCACGACGCCGCTGACGGATGCGACCCGCGGGCTCGTGGGTCGGGACGTCTTCGAGGCGATGGACGAGGACGCGTACCTGATCAACGTCAGTCGGGGGGAGATCGTCGATCAGGGCGCGCTCGTCGGAGCGCTGGAGGACGGGGAGATCGCGGGGGCGGCCCTCGACGTGTTCGAGTCCGAGCCACTAGACCCCGGTTCGCCGCTGTGGGGGATGGACGAGGTCATCGTGACCCCGCACGCCGCCGCGCAGTCGAACAACTACGGCGCGAAGGTCGCCGACCTCGTCGAGACGAACATCTCGCGGCTCGACGAGGGCCAGCGACCCTGGAACGAGATCGTCTAG